AGGACGCCGACCCCTCTCATGTATTTCTGATGGTCACCAGCTTCCGCATCGAGGCGCTGACCACCGCCATGGTCTACCGCTCGGTGATCCGCGAAGCGATCGACTGCGGCTACCCCTGCACCGTGGTCTGCTCGATCGTCGAGCTCTCCGACGAGCTGCTGATCAAGAACCTCTGGGCCCAGGCCCAGCCGCCAGCACGGGTCAAGCTGGACATCGTACGCATTCCCGGTACCGGCAAGCGTGACGGCCTGGCCCACGGCTTCCGCGCCATCTCCCGGCAGATGCCGGATCGCGATGCGGTGGTGGCGGTGATCGATGGCGACACCGTGCTCGAAGCCGATGTGGTGAAGAAGACCGTGCCCTGGTTCAAGCTCTTCCCCAACGTCGGCGGCCTGACCACCAACGAGTTCTGCGAGGTACGCGGCAGCTACATCATGAGCGAGTGGCACAAGCTGCGCTTCGCCCAGCGTCACCTCAACATGTGCTCCATGGCGCTTTCCAAACGCGTGCTGACCATGACCGGGCGCATGTCGGTGTTCCGCGCCAGCGTGGTGACCGACCCCGAATTCATCCGCGACGTCGAAGCCGACCACCTGGAGCACTGGCGCCTGGGCCGCTTCCAGTTCCTCACCGGTGACGACAAATCTAGCTGGTACAGCCTGATGCGCCTGGGCTACGACACCTTCTACGTGCCGGACGCCGCCATCAACACGGTGGAACACCCGCCGGAGAAGAGCTTCATCAAGGCCAGCCGCAAGCTGATGTTCCGCTGGTACGGCAACAACCTGCGGCAGAACTCGCGCGCCCTGCGTCTGGGC
The genomic region above belongs to Pseudomonas sp. GOM7 and contains:
- the alg8 gene encoding mannuronan synthase, with protein sequence MDKLKNGLNQASGWILYLSLLMLLALALPRTVFDPDSRNFLLLIGIVGIWRYSMGAMHFVRGCLFLYLVYPWYRRKVQKLGKDADPSHVFLMVTSFRIEALTTAMVYRSVIREAIDCGYPCTVVCSIVELSDELLIKNLWAQAQPPARVKLDIVRIPGTGKRDGLAHGFRAISRQMPDRDAVVAVIDGDTVLEADVVKKTVPWFKLFPNVGGLTTNEFCEVRGSYIMSEWHKLRFAQRHLNMCSMALSKRVLTMTGRMSVFRASVVTDPEFIRDVEADHLEHWRLGRFQFLTGDDKSSWYSLMRLGYDTFYVPDAAINTVEHPPEKSFIKASRKLMFRWYGNNLRQNSRALRLGMGRLGAFTSLVLFDQRVSMWTCILGLCVAIIASIKYSVMYLLVYLLWIGLTRLILTLLLMLSGHRIGPAYPVLLYYNQIVGALVKIYVFFRLDQQSWTRQNTKLNRGLSSFANWFNSWSSRAMTFSAASVFIAALLALV